One window from the genome of Actinoplanes teichomyceticus ATCC 31121 encodes:
- a CDS encoding serine/threonine-protein kinase — MPQPRSATGPSARADTRGSSRSGALSTRTGGSRRGSGRSGSSRRFGSGLVEIAPIAQVDPAGTLMADPQVPESKRYCAKCNNPVGRSRGDRPGRASGFCPHCGEPFNFTPKLAPGDLVGGQYEVAGALAHGGLGWIYLATDRKVSNRWVVLKGLLNSGDADALAAALAEQRFLAEVEHPNIVKIYNFAEHDGAGYIVMEYVGGKSLKDLLKERREANGGVTDPLPPEQALEYLIEIMPAFGYLHERGLIFCDFKPDNVIQSGDQMKLIDLGGVVHVDDQDAAIYGTTGYQAPEMATDGPSIASDLYTIGRTLAVLTTDFRGYQSTFKESLPDRDSFEVYRRHESFYRLLERATRPDPAQRFVDAAEMQEQMLGVLRQVIAAQGTPKPAPSKVFTGELRADLRADAPRWPDLPTPLIDLTDPAAGFLASITVTDPAEVLALLRHAPQESTEVRLRALRARIDLGARNGSYDDAVQARDRLAAAEGDDWRLAWYDGLIALATEDWAAARARFDAVWSALPGELAPRLALGFTEELAGRHPVAAGHYDVVSRTDPAYTTAAAGLARCRLAGGDRAGAVEAYQRVPGTSSAYAVSQVGAVRALVRAHPAAQVDVQSLADAAALLERLEVERAQLAELRAELLEQALASLRGGARVPAAVLGGARTGDTGERDVRFALEDAYREMARAAHGPEKIRLVDLANAARPRTRT; from the coding sequence GTGCCGCAGCCGCGCAGCGCGACCGGTCCGTCGGCCCGCGCGGACACCCGCGGCTCGTCGCGCAGCGGCGCGCTGTCCACCCGTACCGGTGGCAGCCGGCGTGGCAGCGGCCGCAGCGGGTCCAGCCGCCGGTTCGGCAGCGGCCTGGTGGAGATCGCCCCGATCGCCCAGGTGGACCCGGCCGGCACACTGATGGCCGACCCGCAGGTGCCGGAGTCGAAACGGTACTGCGCCAAGTGCAACAATCCGGTCGGCCGGTCCCGCGGCGACCGGCCGGGCCGTGCCTCCGGGTTCTGCCCGCACTGCGGCGAACCCTTCAACTTCACCCCGAAACTGGCCCCGGGTGACCTGGTCGGCGGGCAGTACGAGGTGGCCGGCGCACTCGCCCACGGCGGCCTGGGCTGGATCTACCTGGCCACCGACCGCAAGGTGTCGAACCGCTGGGTGGTCCTCAAGGGCCTGCTCAACTCGGGTGACGCGGACGCCCTGGCCGCCGCTCTGGCCGAACAGCGGTTCCTGGCCGAGGTCGAGCACCCGAACATCGTCAAGATCTACAACTTCGCCGAGCACGACGGCGCCGGTTACATCGTGATGGAGTACGTCGGCGGCAAGTCCCTGAAGGACCTGCTCAAGGAGCGCCGGGAGGCGAACGGCGGGGTCACCGACCCGCTGCCGCCGGAGCAGGCCCTGGAATACCTCATCGAGATCATGCCCGCGTTCGGCTACCTGCACGAGCGCGGGCTGATCTTCTGCGACTTCAAGCCGGACAACGTGATCCAGTCCGGCGACCAGATGAAGCTGATCGATCTGGGCGGCGTGGTGCACGTCGACGACCAGGACGCGGCGATCTACGGCACGACCGGTTACCAGGCGCCGGAGATGGCCACCGACGGGCCGTCGATCGCCTCCGACCTCTACACCATCGGCCGCACCCTGGCCGTGCTGACCACCGACTTCCGCGGCTACCAGAGCACGTTCAAGGAGAGCCTGCCGGACCGCGACTCGTTCGAGGTCTACCGGCGGCACGAGTCGTTCTACCGGCTGCTGGAGCGGGCCACCCGGCCCGACCCGGCGCAGCGTTTCGTCGACGCCGCCGAGATGCAGGAGCAGATGCTCGGGGTGCTGCGCCAGGTGATCGCGGCGCAGGGCACGCCGAAACCGGCGCCGTCCAAGGTGTTCACCGGTGAGCTGCGGGCCGACCTGCGCGCGGACGCGCCGCGCTGGCCGGACCTGCCCACCCCGCTGATCGACCTGACCGACCCGGCGGCCGGCTTCCTCGCCTCGATCACGGTGACCGACCCGGCCGAGGTGCTGGCGCTGCTGCGGCACGCCCCGCAGGAGAGCACCGAGGTGCGGCTGCGGGCGCTGCGGGCCCGGATCGACCTGGGCGCGCGCAACGGCTCCTACGACGACGCGGTCCAGGCGCGCGACCGGCTCGCCGCCGCCGAGGGCGACGATTGGCGGCTGGCCTGGTACGACGGGTTGATCGCGCTGGCCACCGAGGACTGGGCGGCGGCCCGGGCCCGATTCGACGCGGTCTGGTCGGCGTTGCCCGGCGAGCTCGCGCCCCGGCTCGCCCTGGGCTTCACCGAGGAGCTGGCCGGGCGGCACCCGGTGGCGGCCGGGCACTACGACGTGGTCAGCCGCACCGACCCGGCGTACACCACGGCCGCGGCCGGGCTGGCCCGTTGCCGGCTCGCCGGCGGGGACCGCGCCGGGGCGGTGGAGGCGTACCAGCGGGTGCCCGGGACCTCCTCGGCGTACGCGGTCTCCCAGGTGGGGGCCGTGCGGGCGCTGGTCCGCGCGCACCCGGCCGCCCAGGTGGACGTTCAATCGCTGGCCGACGCGGCGGCGCTGCTGGAACGCCTCGAGGTGGAGCGTGCGCAGCTCGCCGAACTGCGCGCCGAGCTGCTCGAACAGGCGCTGGCCTCGCTGCGGGGCGGGGCCCGGGTACCGGCCGCGGTGCTGGGCGGGGCCCGCACCGGCGACACCGGCGAACGGGACGTGCGGTTCGCGCTGGAGGATGCGTACCGGGAGATGGCCCGTGCCGCGCACGGACCGGAGAAGATCCGCCTGGTCGATCTGGCGAACGCGGCACGGCCGCGGACGCGTACCTGA
- a CDS encoding ABC transporter ATP-binding protein, whose product MTTPAQTAAVEIRGVTKRYGHAEHAVTALDAVDARFAPGTFTAVMGPSGSGKSTLLHCAAGLDRVTSGEVLIDGVPVGGLSERALTRLRRDRVGFVFQSFNLVPALTAEQNVMLPLRLAGRRPQPGEVAAMLAEVGLAERAAHRPAELSGGQQQRVAIARALVTRPAVIFADEPTGALDARSGAEVLRLLRFAVDRHRQTIVMVTHDPVAASHADRVLFLADGRVVDDLAGPVGAEKIAVHTARLEESVR is encoded by the coding sequence ATGACGACGCCAGCACAGACAGCCGCCGTGGAGATCCGAGGGGTCACCAAACGGTATGGCCACGCAGAGCACGCTGTCACCGCGCTCGATGCGGTGGACGCGCGCTTCGCCCCCGGCACGTTCACCGCGGTGATGGGCCCGTCCGGCTCCGGCAAGTCCACGCTGCTGCACTGTGCCGCGGGGCTCGACCGGGTGACGAGCGGCGAGGTCCTGATCGACGGCGTGCCGGTGGGTGGCCTGAGTGAGCGAGCCCTGACCCGGCTGCGACGTGACCGGGTCGGGTTCGTGTTCCAGTCGTTCAATCTGGTGCCGGCGCTGACCGCGGAGCAGAACGTGATGCTGCCACTGCGTCTGGCCGGTCGCCGGCCACAGCCGGGTGAGGTGGCCGCGATGCTGGCCGAGGTCGGCCTCGCCGAGCGCGCCGCGCATCGACCGGCCGAGCTGTCCGGCGGACAGCAGCAGCGCGTCGCGATCGCGCGGGCGCTGGTCACCCGGCCGGCGGTGATCTTCGCCGACGAGCCGACCGGTGCGCTGGACGCCCGCTCCGGGGCGGAGGTGCTGCGGTTGCTGCGCTTCGCGGTTGACCGGCACAGGCAGACGATCGTGATGGTCACCCATGATCCGGTTGCGGCCTCGCACGCGGATCGGGTGCTGTTCCTGGCCGATGGCCGGGTGGTCGACGACCTGGCCGGGCCGGTCGGCGCCGAGAAGATCGCGGTGCACACCGCACGGCTTGAGGAGTCGGTCCGATGA
- a CDS encoding EAL and HDOD domain-containing protein: MGIPVMDAVHVGRQPIFDAQGTVVAFELLFRGRMDAVASGRQDTYATSTVMINAFTEFGIAEVAGDRPCFINLTREFVTGRLPLPFGPEQVVLEVLETVAVDDEVIEGITALAGAGYKIALDDFVWGSGHEQLLGLASYVKLDLLDGDLSRLDEIVAACRQYPGIEIVAERLETDEQVAIADRYGMELRQGYALSRPQVLSTPSLSPSRLRRLELVAALMTPDVPLDKITSIIVSDPALALRVLRVSNSVAAGVVSRISSVRQAVMLVGLTRIRRWATLMVVDDVAEAPEEQLLTALTQARLCENLAPRFGADPGAAFVSGLVTGMARLMGSTPAAMAEQLPLTADVSDALNHGTGRLGQVLNAVRAYEAGEVGSEDLAVPALDAMRWSTRTLTAAHRFNPKRRR; encoded by the coding sequence GTGGGAATTCCGGTGATGGATGCGGTGCACGTCGGTCGTCAGCCGATCTTCGACGCCCAGGGCACCGTGGTCGCGTTTGAACTGCTGTTCCGCGGCCGCATGGACGCCGTGGCGTCCGGCCGGCAGGACACCTATGCCACCAGCACCGTGATGATCAATGCGTTCACCGAGTTCGGCATCGCCGAGGTCGCCGGTGACCGGCCGTGCTTCATCAACCTCACCCGGGAGTTCGTGACCGGTCGCCTGCCGCTGCCGTTCGGGCCGGAGCAGGTCGTCCTGGAGGTGCTGGAGACGGTCGCGGTCGACGACGAGGTGATCGAGGGGATCACCGCGCTCGCCGGCGCCGGGTACAAGATCGCCCTGGACGACTTCGTCTGGGGCTCCGGCCACGAGCAACTGCTCGGACTCGCCTCCTACGTCAAACTCGACCTTCTCGACGGCGACCTGAGCCGGCTCGACGAGATCGTCGCCGCCTGCCGGCAGTACCCGGGCATCGAGATCGTGGCGGAGCGCCTGGAGACCGACGAGCAGGTCGCCATCGCCGACCGGTACGGCATGGAGCTGCGGCAGGGGTACGCCCTGAGCCGCCCCCAGGTCCTCAGCACGCCCAGCCTCTCCCCGTCCCGGCTGCGCCGCCTGGAACTGGTGGCTGCCCTGATGACCCCGGACGTCCCGCTCGACAAGATCACCTCCATCATCGTGAGCGACCCGGCCCTGGCCCTGCGCGTCCTGCGGGTCAGCAACTCGGTCGCGGCCGGCGTGGTCAGCCGGATCTCGTCGGTACGCCAGGCGGTCATGCTGGTCGGCCTGACCCGGATCCGCCGCTGGGCCACCCTGATGGTGGTCGACGACGTCGCCGAGGCGCCGGAGGAGCAGCTGCTCACCGCGCTGACCCAGGCCCGGCTGTGCGAGAACCTGGCCCCGCGCTTCGGTGCCGACCCCGGCGCGGCGTTCGTGTCCGGCCTGGTCACCGGGATGGCCCGATTGATGGGCAGCACCCCGGCGGCGATGGCCGAGCAACTGCCGCTCACCGCTGACGTCTCGGACGCGCTCAACCACGGAACCGGTCGCCTCGGCCAAGTGTTGAACGCGGTGCGCGCCTACGAGGCCGGCGAGGTCGGTTCCGAGGACCTGGCCGTCCCGGCGCTGGACGCGATGCGCTGGTCCACGCGCACCCTGACCGCGGCACACCGCTTCAACCCGAAGCGCCGTCGCTGA
- a CDS encoding long-chain-fatty-acid--CoA ligase, whose protein sequence is MLNLSVLLEDSARRYPDRAAVVLGPQRLTYAQVDAAANQVANMLVARGIQPGDKVALSCPNLPYFPIVYYGILKAGAVVVPLNVLLKGREITYHLNDSEAKAYFCFQGTPELPMGAEGHAGFGDADGCEHFFLITADPAAASPIEGAETLGQALAGHAPAFETVLRAETDAAVILYTSGTTGQAKGAELSHSNLVLNALTCNRLFASQPATDTHLLVLPLFHSFGSTVNMNAGFSMAATLVLLPRFDANAAVQLLQSENVTFFAGVPTMYWGLLNALTENEDIDVERIARNMRVAVSGGSSLPVEIIKAVRERFGVTILEGYGLSETSPVATFSDPDSEPRPGSIGIPIWGVEVKLIDPEWNTVSGVDEIGEIAIRGHNIMRGYYNRPEATAEVMRDGWFRTGDLARRDKDGYYYIVDRAKDMIIRGGFNVYPREVEEVLLTHEAVSLAAVIGVPHPSHGEEVKAFVILKPGATVTEDDLVAWGKEQMASYKYPRMVSIVESLPMTATGKLLKRELS, encoded by the coding sequence ATGCTCAACCTTTCCGTCCTGCTGGAGGACAGCGCCCGCCGCTACCCGGACCGCGCCGCCGTGGTGCTAGGCCCGCAGCGCCTGACCTACGCCCAGGTGGACGCGGCGGCGAACCAGGTGGCGAACATGCTGGTGGCACGAGGCATCCAGCCCGGCGACAAGGTCGCGCTCTCCTGCCCCAATCTGCCCTACTTCCCGATCGTCTACTACGGGATCCTCAAGGCCGGCGCGGTCGTGGTGCCGCTGAACGTCCTGCTCAAGGGCCGGGAGATCACATACCACCTGAACGACTCGGAGGCGAAGGCGTACTTCTGCTTCCAGGGCACCCCGGAGCTGCCGATGGGCGCCGAGGGGCACGCCGGGTTCGGCGACGCCGACGGCTGCGAGCACTTCTTCCTGATCACCGCGGACCCGGCGGCCGCCTCACCGATCGAGGGCGCCGAGACGCTCGGGCAGGCGCTGGCCGGGCACGCGCCGGCCTTCGAGACGGTGCTGCGCGCCGAGACCGACGCAGCGGTGATCCTTTACACCAGCGGCACCACCGGCCAGGCCAAGGGCGCCGAGCTGTCCCACTCCAACCTGGTGCTGAACGCGCTCACCTGCAACCGGTTGTTCGCCTCGCAGCCGGCCACCGACACCCACCTGTTGGTGCTGCCGCTGTTCCACTCGTTCGGCTCGACGGTCAACATGAACGCCGGGTTCTCGATGGCGGCCACACTCGTGCTGCTGCCGCGGTTCGATGCGAACGCCGCGGTGCAGCTGCTGCAGAGCGAGAACGTGACATTCTTCGCCGGCGTCCCGACCATGTACTGGGGCCTGCTGAACGCCCTCACCGAGAATGAGGACATCGACGTGGAACGGATCGCCCGCAACATGCGGGTCGCCGTCTCCGGCGGCTCCAGCCTGCCGGTCGAGATCATCAAGGCGGTCCGGGAACGTTTCGGGGTGACCATCCTGGAGGGATACGGCCTGTCCGAGACCTCCCCGGTCGCCACGTTCAGCGACCCGGACAGCGAGCCCCGGCCCGGCTCGATCGGCATCCCGATCTGGGGCGTCGAGGTGAAGCTGATCGATCCCGAGTGGAACACCGTCAGTGGCGTCGACGAGATCGGCGAGATCGCCATCCGCGGCCACAACATCATGCGCGGCTACTACAACCGGCCCGAGGCGACCGCCGAGGTGATGCGCGACGGATGGTTCCGCACCGGGGACCTGGCCCGCCGCGACAAGGACGGCTATTACTACATCGTCGACCGGGCCAAGGACATGATCATCCGGGGTGGCTTCAACGTCTACCCACGGGAGGTCGAGGAGGTGCTGCTGACCCATGAGGCGGTTTCCCTGGCCGCGGTGATCGGCGTGCCGCACCCGAGCCACGGCGAGGAGGTCAAGGCGTTCGTGATCCTCAAGCCGGGCGCCACGGTCACCGAGGACGATCTGGTGGCCTGGGGCAAGGAGCAGATGGCCTCGTACAAGTACCCGCGGATGGTGAGCATCGTGGAGTCGCTGCCGATGACCGCCACCGGCAAGCTGCTCAAGCGCGAGCTGAGCTGA
- a CDS encoding ABC transporter permease: MMAWAMVRHRFASFAGTFVAIMLGVAVVAGTTTLYLSSRPQPPERYRASPVMVQAPSVGTNDFGEPEIRSWTATELTEISARLRQDPRITGVIPDPFFYVQRQGADDDGTATLAGHGWSSAALGGYHLTGGRPPQRPGEVVTGTGGPPGSTVAVLTAAGPESWTITGTTDGPGYYVTDTDALGRASGVRVIGLTVDGDHRSVTDAAQSLIGAFGTVRAGPDRAALEPVSVTRIRWIGAQLLIAMVTLGAFATVFVVASTCALTAGQRQRELGLLRAAGATPGQVRRLMYAETAPIAVLAGLLGAPLGAGVAPLLAGPMVDLGLEPPGFAATWQPAAVGGAVLVGLVVALAGAGVAARRASRVAPLAALRDAAAEIRPMTRTRWALGLLSAAAGAALLAAMPTMATQSKTTAGMGAAMLLLTAAALLAPVAIGPLVRFATGPWRGSATAMVVREGTLTGVRRVASTAAPVLLTVGMTVLLTGMVATIEQASGIDATADIPAATVLAPDGTPGLGDAAVRTQPGTARLDTRVLIQRGSTGTGEYAAGVAGAPVTLTPEAAERLGASTGEAITLRWADGEVSTVAVRKIDADADAPVVLPRELVRRHDPDALTRMVMLSGDPQPAAGARALSARDYVQEQIDEEGQLVDLFLWVLIALTAGYTAIAVSNTLLMATAARRPEFRALRLAGAGIGQVLRVTTSEALLSAGVGALLGGAVGALSLTGVRAAVEDELGQDVALVIPWGAALGVTALCAVLAVTATALPVLRRPALAR; this comes from the coding sequence ATGATGGCGTGGGCGATGGTCCGGCATCGGTTCGCGAGCTTCGCCGGCACGTTCGTGGCGATCATGCTGGGTGTCGCCGTGGTGGCCGGCACCACGACGCTCTATCTTTCCTCGCGGCCGCAGCCGCCCGAGCGGTACCGCGCCTCACCGGTGATGGTGCAGGCCCCGTCGGTGGGCACCAACGATTTCGGCGAGCCGGAGATCCGTTCGTGGACGGCGACCGAGCTGACCGAGATCTCCGCCAGGCTCCGGCAGGACCCGCGCATCACGGGGGTGATCCCCGACCCGTTCTTCTACGTGCAGCGGCAGGGCGCTGACGACGACGGGACAGCCACACTGGCCGGACACGGCTGGTCGTCGGCGGCGCTCGGTGGCTACCACCTGACCGGCGGGCGCCCGCCGCAGAGGCCCGGCGAAGTGGTCACCGGCACGGGCGGGCCACCGGGCAGCACGGTCGCGGTGCTCACCGCGGCCGGGCCGGAGAGCTGGACGATCACCGGGACGACCGACGGGCCGGGCTACTACGTGACGGACACCGACGCCCTCGGGCGCGCTTCCGGCGTACGGGTGATCGGCCTGACCGTGGACGGTGACCACCGAAGCGTGACGGACGCCGCGCAGTCCCTGATCGGCGCGTTCGGAACGGTCCGCGCCGGGCCGGACCGAGCCGCCCTGGAGCCGGTGAGCGTCACCCGCATCCGCTGGATCGGGGCGCAGCTGCTGATCGCGATGGTGACTCTCGGCGCATTCGCGACGGTGTTCGTGGTGGCCTCGACGTGTGCGTTGACCGCCGGTCAGCGGCAGCGCGAGCTGGGATTGTTGCGGGCTGCCGGAGCGACACCCGGTCAGGTGCGCCGGTTGATGTATGCGGAGACCGCCCCGATTGCCGTCCTGGCCGGCCTGCTCGGCGCCCCGCTGGGCGCGGGGGTGGCCCCGCTGCTGGCCGGCCCCATGGTGGATCTCGGCCTGGAACCACCCGGATTCGCGGCGACCTGGCAGCCCGCCGCGGTCGGCGGGGCGGTCCTGGTCGGACTGGTGGTCGCCCTCGCCGGAGCGGGGGTGGCGGCACGCCGGGCCAGCCGGGTTGCGCCGCTCGCCGCGCTGCGGGACGCGGCCGCCGAGATCCGGCCGATGACCCGGACACGCTGGGCATTAGGCCTGCTCAGCGCGGCCGCCGGTGCCGCGTTGCTGGCCGCGATGCCGACGATGGCGACGCAGAGCAAGACGACTGCGGGCATGGGCGCGGCGATGCTGTTGTTGACCGCGGCCGCATTGCTCGCACCGGTGGCGATCGGTCCGCTGGTGCGGTTCGCGACCGGCCCGTGGCGTGGGTCAGCAACCGCGATGGTGGTACGCGAGGGCACCCTGACCGGCGTTCGCCGGGTCGCGTCGACGGCCGCCCCGGTCCTGCTGACTGTGGGAATGACGGTCCTGCTCACCGGGATGGTCGCGACGATCGAGCAAGCGTCCGGGATCGATGCGACCGCGGACATTCCAGCGGCCACCGTGCTGGCGCCGGACGGCACGCCGGGGCTCGGCGATGCTGCGGTCCGCACCCAGCCCGGTACCGCACGGCTCGACACCCGGGTGTTGATACAGCGGGGCTCCACCGGCACCGGGGAGTATGCCGCGGGGGTGGCCGGCGCGCCCGTCACCCTCACTCCGGAGGCAGCCGAGCGACTCGGCGCTTCCACCGGCGAGGCGATCACCTTGCGGTGGGCGGATGGTGAGGTCAGCACCGTTGCGGTACGGAAAATCGACGCCGATGCCGACGCGCCCGTGGTGCTGCCCCGCGAGTTGGTACGCCGGCACGATCCCGATGCGCTGACCCGCATGGTGATGCTGAGCGGTGACCCGCAGCCGGCTGCTGGCGCCCGCGCACTGTCGGCCCGGGACTACGTCCAGGAACAGATCGACGAGGAGGGACAGCTCGTCGATCTGTTCCTGTGGGTACTGATCGCGCTGACCGCCGGGTACACCGCGATCGCGGTGTCGAACACGTTGCTGATGGCCACGGCCGCCCGGCGGCCCGAGTTCCGCGCGCTGCGCCTGGCCGGGGCCGGGATCGGTCAGGTACTGCGGGTCACGACGAGCGAAGCGCTTCTCTCGGCGGGCGTCGGCGCGCTGCTGGGCGGGGCGGTGGGCGCGCTGTCGCTGACCGGGGTGCGCGCCGCCGTCGAGGACGAGCTGGGACAGGACGTCGCGCTGGTCATCCCGTGGGGTGCGGCGCTCGGCGTGACCGCCCTGTGCGCGGTGCTCGCGGTCACCGCCACCGCGCTGCCGGTACTGCGCCGTCCCGCACTCGCCCGATGA
- a CDS encoding sensor histidine kinase, whose protein sequence is MPVRTALDALTLRPTVFLRSAWPWRSLLYLSGGALLGFGTILVVIALVLVGAVLSIVVIGLAAYVATVLCGVAVARMERRRMRLVDFDELPDPHRPAPRAGLRAWLRLRLREQATWRELGYAMMSAGLLCWMDSLVVAGVVWIPAATLGAPFYMVYEPLGARLLLGLAGIPLTVVLAWPVTAWAGARAAMARAILAPRAHDADEKLIEVTRSRARLVDAFEVERRRIERDLHDGAQQRLVALSIQLGMARLELPPDSPATGPVAAAHDLAKQALTELRQLIRGVHPKVLTDRGLAAAAGDAASSAPLPVELDFALSARLPVALEATAYFVIAEALTNVTKHSGASRAWVSGRLDQGRLIVEIRDDGCGGADPSAGTGLVGLADRVAVVDGTVALASPPGGPTVLRAEIPLPPEEGETSYAGEKVSAPRHSARPSPRDSDDAGVST, encoded by the coding sequence ATGCCGGTCCGCACCGCGCTCGACGCGCTCACCCTCCGGCCGACCGTGTTCCTGCGGTCGGCCTGGCCGTGGCGCTCGCTGCTCTATCTGAGTGGTGGCGCCTTGCTGGGCTTCGGCACCATCCTCGTGGTGATCGCGCTGGTCCTGGTCGGCGCGGTGCTGTCCATCGTGGTGATCGGCCTGGCGGCGTACGTCGCGACGGTGCTCTGCGGCGTCGCCGTGGCCCGGATGGAGCGGCGCCGCATGCGCCTGGTCGACTTCGACGAGCTCCCCGATCCGCATCGACCGGCACCCCGGGCCGGACTGCGGGCGTGGCTCCGGCTGCGGTTGCGGGAACAGGCCACCTGGCGCGAGCTGGGCTACGCGATGATGTCCGCGGGGCTGCTGTGCTGGATGGATTCACTGGTCGTCGCGGGTGTGGTCTGGATACCGGCGGCCACCCTCGGCGCACCGTTCTACATGGTCTACGAGCCGCTCGGCGCCCGCCTGCTGTTGGGTCTGGCCGGGATTCCGCTCACCGTGGTGTTGGCCTGGCCGGTGACCGCCTGGGCCGGAGCCCGGGCCGCGATGGCGCGAGCCATCCTGGCGCCGCGGGCACACGACGCCGACGAGAAGCTGATCGAGGTGACCCGGTCACGGGCGCGGCTGGTCGACGCCTTCGAGGTCGAGCGCCGGCGGATCGAGCGGGACCTGCACGACGGAGCGCAGCAACGGCTGGTGGCCTTGAGCATCCAGCTCGGCATGGCCCGTCTCGAGTTGCCTCCGGACAGTCCCGCGACGGGACCCGTGGCCGCCGCCCATGACCTCGCAAAGCAGGCATTGACCGAGCTGCGTCAACTGATTCGCGGCGTGCATCCGAAGGTGCTGACCGACCGCGGTCTGGCGGCGGCGGCCGGGGACGCGGCCTCGTCCGCACCGTTGCCGGTGGAGCTCGATTTCGCGCTGTCCGCGCGGCTGCCCGTCGCACTGGAGGCGACCGCATATTTCGTGATCGCGGAGGCGCTGACCAACGTGACGAAGCACAGCGGCGCCAGCCGCGCCTGGGTTTCCGGGCGGCTGGATCAGGGCCGCCTGATCGTGGAGATCCGCGATGACGGGTGCGGCGGTGCCGACCCGTCCGCCGGCACCGGTCTGGTCGGTCTCGCCGACCGTGTCGCCGTCGTCGACGGCACGGTGGCACTCGCCAGCCCGCCCGGTGGTCCGACCGTCCTGCGCGCCGAGATCCCGCTGCCTCCGGAGGAGGGCGAGACCTCGTACGCAGGGGAGAAGGTGTCGGCCCCGAGGCACTCCGCCCGGCCGTCACCGCGAGACAGCGACGATGCGGGGGTGTCGACGTGA